In the genome of Paenarthrobacter ilicis, the window TGGAGTACTTGGTCTGCATGGCAGCGAGGAAGCCCAGCAGTTTCTCTGCTGCGACAGCAAAGCCATCCGGTTCGAAGATTTGCGAGCCAATGTGGCAGTGCAGCCCCAGAAGCTCAATGCCCGGGTATGAAGTCGCGGCTGCCACTGCTTCCTCGGCGGCGGACAAACCTGCCTGGTCGGTGGAGTCCCCTGCCATGGAGAGCCCGAACTTCTGGTCTTCATGTGCCGTAGCTATGAACTCGTGCGTGTGGGCGTGCACCCCGGGTGTCAGCCGCAGCATGACCTTGGCTACCTCGCCCCGGTTGGAAGCAATGGCTGCGACGCGTTCAAGCTCATCCAGGCTGTCCACCACAATCCTGCCAAGCCCCATGTCCAGGGCCCGGTTGATCTCGGCGTCGGACTTGTTGTTGCCGTGCAATCCGAGGTTGGCACCGTCGATGCCCGCGCGCGCAGCAACAGCGAGTTCGCCGCCGGAACATGTGTCGAGGCGGAGGCCCTCTTCGGCTACCCAGCTGGCCACGGCCGTGCACAGGAAGGACTTGCCGGCATAGTAGACGTCCACTCCCCCGCAAAGGTCGGCAAAGGCGTCGTCGAAGGCTGTTTTAAATGCTTTGGCGCGCGCGCGGAAGTCGAATTCGCTCATCACAAAAAGCGGTGTCCCAAACCGGGCTTTGAGGTCACTGACGGTCATGCCGTCAATGGTCAGTTCGCCGTCGGCATTCTTTTCGACACCTTCAGCCCAGAGCTTCGGGTGCAGGGCGTTGATGTCCGACGGGACATCCAACCATTCCGGCGCGAGCGGTGAAGCATGCTCAGTGGTTGTGCTCATCTTCTTACATCCGTTCCGGCGCGGAAACGCCCAGCAGTCCGAGTCCGTTGGCAAGTACCTGGCTCGTGGCGTCGTTCAGCCACAGGCGCGTGCGGTTGACGTCCTCCACGGGTTCTCCACCCAGCGGCGCCACACGGCACACGGTGTACCAGCGGTGGTAAGCACCGGCGATGACTTCGAGGTGGCGGGCCACGCGGTGCGGCTCCCGGAGTTCCGCTGCTTTGGCAACGATTGACGGGTAGCTGCCCAGGACGGAAAGCAATTCATTTTCGGTTTCGTGATCCAGCAGGGAAGCATCGAAAACGGAACGGTCCACTCCGGCCGCAGCAGCGCCCAGTGCGGTGCTGCGGGACCGGGCGTGAGCGTACTGCACATAGAACACCGGGTTCTCGTTGGTGTTCTTCTTCAGCAGTTCAGGATCCAGCGTCAACGGGGAGTCGGCCGGGAAGCGGGCCAGCGAGTACCGGACAGCGTCCTTGCCAAGCCAGGAGATCAGGTCCTTGAGCTCGATGATGTTTCCGGCGCGCTTGGACAACTTGGCACCGTTGACCGAGACAAGCTGGCCGATCAGCACCTCGATGTTGACCTCGGGATCGTCTCCGGCGCACGCCGCGATGGCCTTCAGTCGGTTGATATATCCGTGGTGGTCTGCGCCCAACAGGTAAATCTTCTCCGTGAACCCGCGGTCCTTCTTGGAGAGGTAGTACGCGGCATCGGCCGCAAAGTACGTAGGTTCGCCGTTGGCGCGGATCATGACGCGGTCTTTGTCATCGCTGAAGTCGGTGGTCCGCAGCCAGACCGCACCGCCGTCGTCGAAAACGTGGCCCTGCTCGCGTAGACGGGCTACGGCCGATTCGATCGCACCGGCGTCGTGCAGTTCCTTCTCGGAGAAGAAGACGTCGAACTCAACGCCGAAGTCAGCCAGCGTGGCTTTGATATCCGCCATCTGCGCTTCGTAAGCGGCGGCACGGATTACGGGCAACGCCGCTTCATCAGTCAGTTCCCGGATCCCCGGGTGGGCCTTCAGCACTTCATCGCCGAGCTCCCGGATATATTCGCCCGGGTATCCGCCCTCAGGGACGCCACGGCCATGCAGCCGTGAAAGGACGGAGTTGGCAAAAACGTTCATCTGCGAGCCGGCGTCGTTGATGTAATACTCGGCCGTAACATCCGCTCCGGAGGCACGCAGTACACGGGCGATGGCATCGCCCAACGCGGCCCAGCGGGTGTGGCCGATGTGGAGCGGGCCGGTGGGATTCGCCGAAACAAATTCCATGTTGATCACGTGGCCTGCGAGCGCCGTGTTGGTTCCGTAGGCAGTGCCGGCCTCAACAATGGCTTTTGCCAGGGTGCCCGCCGCAGCAGCGTCCACTGTGATGTTAAGGAAGCCCGGGCCGGCAATATCCACCCTTGTGACACCCGGGATGGACTGGAGGCGCTGGCTCAGCACGCCCGCGAATTCACGCGGATTCATGCCTGCCTGCTTGGCCAGCTGGAGGGCGATGTTGGTGGCCCAATCTCCGTGGTCCCGGTTCTTGGGTCGCTCCACCCGCACCGCGTCAGGCACGGACGTTTCCGTCAACGCGATGTCACCGGCGGAGACGGCGTCTTTGAGGCAGGCGGATATGGCAGCAGAGAGTTCTTCGGGAGTCACGCATCCAGCCTACCGGGGGGCCGCAAAGTCGCGGAATTGAGGCTTGCGGATGTGGATAGCTCAATAAGCTGTAACTCCGTTTTCAGAAAGAGGACTGCACTGACATCCCTGTAGGTAAGTCCGCAATGGACACGCTGGCCCGCTGGACAGAAGGCCACGGGAGTCGCGGATGCTTTCACCCAAGTTAAAAGGCGGCGACTAACGGGCAACTTCATCTGCATGGTCACTGGAGCCCGGCAGTCAGCGGGGAGGCGGTGGGGCTTGATCACAAACAAGGGTGTCCCCCTTCCAGCGGGTAGCGAGGGCTTCGCCAAGGCCGGGCCGTTTCGCGTTGGGTACCGGTGAATCCGTGATCGACGAGGTAGCGTCCGGGTAGGAGCCGGCGGCCGGGCGTGTATCCCCCACTGGTCGGCCAGATCCTGAAAGTTGGTGGAGACACGGGCGTGGCAGATAACCAGGATTCCGGCTGAAGCGTTGAGGGGACCTTCACCGGGCAGTTTCGAGCGGGTCTCACGGGATTCTCATTCCGCGGAATGGCGCAAATTAGGTGAGCGACATTTGGGGCGGCACGGCGGCCGGTAGAGGACCGGCTTCCGGGCGCCCATTCAGCCGAAACAGGTGTCGTAGGATCTCGACGTAAATGAGAAACGGCCCTTGTCATTGCGGGAAGCCATTGAGTTGGAGCGCCCGGGAGTATTGTCCGCATCGCGCGAAGCGTTGCTTGACCGTCGGCGTTCCCTTCCCCGGACGAGGAAACGGCGCTCAGGCTCGCATTCATCGAGTGGTGGTCCTGCAGCGAACCTGATTTTCTTACGGGCCTACCTCACATCGGCTTCCGAGTTTGACACCACCGTTCGGTTCGTCCTGGGATGGATGTCGAAGTCGTTCCCCTGGTGTTGCGGCTGCGGTCCGACGCCCTGGGAGTCTGTTGGGGCGAATCTATGGTCAGAGTTCGAGAGAAGCGGCGATTTAGACCTGTCGGAGTTCTCGCACGCCAGCGCCTACGGCGTCTACTTCACGCACATCTACACATCTACTAAGCAGAAGCGGGCTGGTGGCTAGGACCGCCTCGCTAGCCGACCGTCTTGCGGGCGGTGTTGAGAGCCAAGAATCTTCGCTATGAGGCCTATTATCCCGTTACGACCTTTGCGCCCTCATGTTCCCGTGAATCAAACCTCAGGTAGAAGTTCGATCGGTAGCTAATGGTCGCGATTGATTAGCTGATGTTGAGGACAGGATCTGCTCATGAGCTTCACCAACGCCCTGTGGGGTGGCATTCTAAATAGCTTTGCCTTCAATCCTGTTGACCAAGAGTGCGTCCTGGAAATATCAATTGTCGATCACTCCGGAACTACAGCCCATGCGCTGCGGTGTACTGGGGTGACCGAGATGCGCTTCTTCAGTGACATTCCCGGGCCTTGGAGCTACGCGGAGGTCACGGAAGTCGCCGCAGCGTTCGATGAGGCTACGCGTTGCTGGCGGATAGAGTTCATGCTTTGGTCGGAAGACGCTGGCCTCGTGCTTCGCTGTAGGCACGTCTCCCTGGATGGAAGTATTTGCAAACCGAGTGAGGAAGCACTCCCCGGACCTGACCGATCTTCGTGGTCCTAACCGACCGGTAGTGGATTCTCCAACGTACGGAGGTTGCGCTATGAGCCCACGGTGCGCCCGTTAAGCGGGGAAGAATGCCGAAGGCGGTGAGCACAAAGGCATAATGCCATCACGAGCCCCAGACGCAGACTGGAAATGTGCCGACACGGCACCAAATAGATACGGAGCACTAACCTGTTGGGCGATTTTCCAGAGCGTCAGCTGCTGCCTGGCAAGACGGCCTATGAGCTTCTAGTGTGGCGGTATCGGTGCACAACGGCAGCCCTGGTCGTGCTCGCAACAACCTTTGTCTGCAGCGCGTCGGGTGTGCCGCAATCTTGGTTTACTACATCTCTGATGGTTGCAATCGGTTTAACATTGCTGCCGGCGGTCGTTCTCATCGGTAGCGTTGGAAAGCGGGAACGAGCTGAACAGCGAGCTGGCTATACAACGCAAAGATTCGGGAACAAAAAATTGGAACAGAGG includes:
- the lysA gene encoding diaminopimelate decarboxylase, with protein sequence MSTTTEHASPLAPEWLDVPSDINALHPKLWAEGVEKNADGELTIDGMTVSDLKARFGTPLFVMSEFDFRARAKAFKTAFDDAFADLCGGVDVYYAGKSFLCTAVASWVAEEGLRLDTCSGGELAVAARAGIDGANLGLHGNNKSDAEINRALDMGLGRIVVDSLDELERVAAIASNRGEVAKVMLRLTPGVHAHTHEFIATAHEDQKFGLSMAGDSTDQAGLSAAEEAVAAATSYPGIELLGLHCHIGSQIFEPDGFAVAAEKLLGFLAAMQTKYSIVMPELDLGGGYGIAYTPVDTPRPPAEIAQAMAAVVRSTCETLGIKSPRISIEPGRAIVGSSTFTLYEVGTRKTVRVDAPDHGTEGQNVTYPRRYVSVDGGMSDNARPVLYDADYSAILASRDSSDSPQLSRVVGKHCESGDIVVRDVYLPADVAAGDLLAVPGTGAYCWALSSNYNYLARPGVVAVRDGAARLIVRGETEEDLLNRDMGVANV
- the argS gene encoding arginine--tRNA ligase, which gives rise to MTPEELSAAISACLKDAVSAGDIALTETSVPDAVRVERPKNRDHGDWATNIALQLAKQAGMNPREFAGVLSQRLQSIPGVTRVDIAGPGFLNITVDAAAAGTLAKAIVEAGTAYGTNTALAGHVINMEFVSANPTGPLHIGHTRWAALGDAIARVLRASGADVTAEYYINDAGSQMNVFANSVLSRLHGRGVPEGGYPGEYIRELGDEVLKAHPGIRELTDEAALPVIRAAAYEAQMADIKATLADFGVEFDVFFSEKELHDAGAIESAVARLREQGHVFDDGGAVWLRTTDFSDDKDRVMIRANGEPTYFAADAAYYLSKKDRGFTEKIYLLGADHHGYINRLKAIAACAGDDPEVNIEVLIGQLVSVNGAKLSKRAGNIIELKDLISWLGKDAVRYSLARFPADSPLTLDPELLKKNTNENPVFYVQYAHARSRSTALGAAAAGVDRSVFDASLLDHETENELLSVLGSYPSIVAKAAELREPHRVARHLEVIAGAYHRWYTVCRVAPLGGEPVEDVNRTRLWLNDATSQVLANGLGLLGVSAPERM